The Gasterosteus aculeatus chromosome 17, fGasAcu3.hap1.1, whole genome shotgun sequence genome includes a window with the following:
- the tmem74b gene encoding transmembrane protein 74B encodes MESSYNAVELRVLRGEGGASATRTGAPVGRAARGFENASYQQDEELELRQQGATRPTGGVKVTLGNCEVEQQHQELSSRSYDEEEGGGGGGGGGGREDAPEPSADCGLVLALVFLVSGIVLVLVAYAIPREAGADPDAVSARQMEKLEMYYARLGSHLDRCIIAGLGLLTLGGMFLSVLLMASLCRGEVHRHRAAFVRPKRTYGSVHLSMKQLAPGEVGGGGGGGVGGEDGVEDFLVEQSRDSKSEPGPSRNPPASAASSSSSGLD; translated from the exons ATGGAGTCCTCATACAACGCCGTAGAACTCCGGGTGCtgcgaggggagggaggggcctcGGCGACCCGAACGGGGGCGCCAGTGGGCCGTGCTGCCCGGGGGTTCGAGAACGCCTCGTACCAGCAGGACGAGGAGCTCGAGCTccgccagcagggggcaacgCGGCCCACTGGTGGGGTGAAGGTAACCCTCGGCAACTGTGAG GTGgaacagcagcaccaggagCTTTCTTCCCGGTCGTACGATGAAGAggaaggtgggggaggaggaggaggaggtggggggcgggaGGACGCACCCGAGCCGTCTGCTGACTGCGGCCTGGTGCTGGCGCTGGTGTTCCTGGTGAGCGGCATcgtgctggtgctggtggccTACGCCATCCCTCGGGAGGCGGGGGCGGACCCCGACGCTGTGTCGGCCCGGCAGATGGAGAAGCTGGAGATGTACTACGCCCGGCTGGGGTCCCACCTGGACAGGTGCATCATCGCGGGCCTGGGCCTGCTGACGCTGGGCGGGATGTTCCTCTCGGTGCTCCTCATGGCCTCCCTCTGCCGGGGGGAGGTGCACCGGCACCGGGCGGCCTTCGTCCGGCCCAAGAGGACTTACGGCTCCGTCCACCTGAGCATGAAGCAGCTGGCGCCtggagaggtggggggaggtggaggaggaggagtaggaggggAGGACGGAGTTGAGGACTTCCTGGTCGAGCAGAGCAGGGACTCCAAATCAGAACCAGGACCCAGCAGGAATCCTCCTGCCTCTGctgcctcgtcctcctcttcaggACTCGACTGA